The following is a genomic window from Haliaeetus albicilla chromosome 13, bHalAlb1.1, whole genome shotgun sequence.
AGGACCCTCCGGTGCACGCACTGATCCGGAGAGGAGAGGGGCTATCCCTTGGGAACGCTCGCAATCACAGCAGGGTCCGAGGAGCCAGCTCCTCCATGCTGTTGGTGCTGGAGAGCTGGAACCAGCTAGGAAAAAGCTCCCACGCTGCTGGCCAAGAGGCAGCGCAGCCTCGGGGATGTGCCGGCGCTCGCCGTGTAGACAGGGGACCAGCTCCCACCCGGGGGTGCTTTCTGGCACGGCTTGTGGCAGGATGTGGTGGCTGGTGGCTCTGCTCTCTCGAAGAACCTTGTCGTCCCAGGCTTGGCCAGGTTTTGGACAGCCccttgggaaggggagaagagccTCCTGCAGGCACAAGCCCTTTCCAGGATCTCCGCTCCATCCCTGTCCCAGCCGCTGCATTCCCAGGGCTGGGTGCAATCCTGGGAACTCCAGCGATACCTTtagcaaaggaaaagcacaaGGGAGCAAGGGGAGCTCCAAGCATGGGGGACTGGGCACAAAAAAGTGAATTATGCTCTTgtcaaattttcttctgtttctccttctctgtttgGGGCAGATGTCCATGTTTCTGTGCCGTtcaggggtgggagggtggaTGGATGaagtggaggagcagcagcagcggggtCAGGTGGGGAGAGCATTGTAGAAGGCTGATTCTCATCCTGAGGCCCCTGCATGCTGGTGTGGGTACGTGGGGCAGTGGGGTGAGGGCAGGGAGGTTAAGCTCTTGCTTTAAACCCTTTTGCACTGCCAGCGTGTtgggaggtggcagcagggctggtccAGCCCCGAGATGCTGCAGTGGCTCCTCCATGCACGCTGCGGTGCCAGCAGAGCTCGGGGTGCGTGTACAGATGGACGCTCACATTCGCGGTCGTGCCCACGCCACACTGCCACGCAGTGACTTTGGGGATAATGTTGGTTGTAAATAAGTCACGGTGACTGTGAAGTTTTTGTACTGTTTTGTCTCCCCCCACCCTCTGTGCGAAATAAACCTTCGAAACTCTGCGATGTCTTCGAATCTGTGCCGAGCAGAGGGATGCTTCTTCCATGTGCTCTTCCCGAGGGGCTGCCGGAGGCTCGGGGGCGCATCCCCCTCCTGGGCTCCTGGGGCTGTGGCTGGCAGGGACCCGCTGAGCGGGCAGGCAGGGAAAAGCCGGGCTCTGGGCATGCCATGgtgccagcccccagccctgccacgtctccctgcaccccaaaagGGCAGGCAGAacctggtgctgctggggctccCTGGCTGGCAGGGCCATCCCTCCTCAGGGTCTGGCACAGCATctgccagccctgtgccccAGGAGGGAGCTTTGTGCCCCCCAGGGGTTTGCCAGCCTGGGGATGCACCAGAAAGTAGGCACCGCCATCCCACCGTAATTCAGGAGTTTTTTACCAGTGAACTTGGGAGTTTACAAGCAGTGAACATTTGCTTGGGAGAGGCAGAGAGCCCTGTGTCAGGATGATGCCCAAAGCACTGGGGCACCCCACACACCCGCAGCCCCCCATGCTGCCCCGACTGGCCACCGTGTCCCTGCCAGGGAGCCCGTGCAGAAGCGCCCAGTGCCACCTCCTGGTGCTGGGGAAGTCCCAGCTCCCACATAGAGTCTGCGGGGtctggctgcagccccagggaccagggtgctgggggtttCCACTGCTGGGATCCTCCCTTGGCGCGTTTTGCTTTTAATACCCAGCAAGGGTGAAATCgctaaataaagagaaaaattaagctCTTGCCAACTGTTTCCATTTTAGAGTTTCAGATGTCGGTTTGGTGGCTCTTGCCAGACCGGTGTCTGATCCTTGCAGCTGACTCTGAGCATAAGCAGGTCCTGTGtgcccccaaaaccccccatgGCCTCATCCTCCTCAGGGTACCCTCAGTGACCCCCTGAGGGGACACAGTCCAACACCAGCCCAGGAGTTGTTTGTTAGCCCCACAAGAGCCACGGTGTTAACGAGTAACTTCCCAAACTACAGGCAAGCCCCAGGCAGGGGTGAAGGGGGATCCTGGGTCTCTGCATGTCCCGCTCCCAGGGCTGGCATTCTCGTCTCCAGTCAAGCTGCTGGGCCGTCTTGTCTAGactgtgcttttgccaagaaagtttggaccagatgatccttgaagtcccttccaacctggtattctatgaaTCTATGATAAAGTTTGCTCAAGTGGAGCTGCTTCTGCCTTCAGGCTTAATTCTTTGCTGTAGGTCCTCCTGGGGGTGTGCAGTGATGAGGGGGTGGTGGGTGCATTGGtgccacctgcccccccccaagcacCTGCACTGCATTCCCAAACCGCACCTCCCTCGGTGTCCCCCTTTTCTTTATTAGCACCTGATGCCAGGTGCTGGTGCTTGTTGCTCTCTTGGCGCTGCTCTCCTTTGCTGGGTGCGGGCTGCTGGGCAGTGTGTGGGGAGGGATGTGTGCTGCAGTCCCccggggctgctgctgtgtgtggggcagggggcagcTCCCTCTGACACCCCTGTGCTGGGTTGTGCTGCTGGATTAAACACTGATGCTGAGCAAGTCCTTGGTGCTAGCGTGGCGTTTGGAGGCCTCCAAGTGTTCTTTTCATACTAAATGCTTCTCGGAGGCTTTAGCTGCTCTGGCTTGCCGAAACTGCCCTATGTGGGAGGGTGAACCAACTGCCCTGAGCTGCTTACGGTGCTCCCTTGCTGCAGGGAGGCTGCTCGTCCTGTTAGAGCTGGTTTTGTATGTAAAGGCATTTAACTGTCTTTTGCTTTCCCTAGGGATGCACAAGTAGCTAGGTGTTTTTATCCTTCACCTAGCAATGCTATCCTTGCCGAAGGGATGCTGGTCCAGCTGCTGTCCTGGTGTGAGCTGCCGGCATGCTGCTGTCCCGGCTCTGGGCTTTTGGGAGCAGAGAGTTTGCTCTCAGTGCTCCAAAGTCACATTTCTTCCATGTATTTCTGCTCCAGAGCAGGcaaatgctgttttctctggTGTTTGTCTCACAGGAGCTGGTTCTTGCTGCCACTGTTGGATCTGCCGTGGAGGATGAgcacctcttcttccttctccgGGTCACTGTCGGAGGAGAGGCCGGTTGCTGTCCTGTGGGGTACGGAGCTGCACGCCCTGGGCTGCTTTGGTGGGACCCGCAGGCAGGAGCGGTTGTGGGGGGGACAGTGGCTGTGCCCTGCAGCACCTGGGGTGGGTGTGCATGAAGGGTGTTTCCCCCTTTCCCATGGAGTGTGCTCCCAGGAAAGGCTCCCCTTTGCCTTCACGGCTTGCACAGCTTGGGCAGCTCACGTGTCCACGGACGATGCTGTGTTCCCGCAGGCTGCCAGCTGAACACGGGCACCCGGACCTGTGTGGTGAAGGAGGACGATGACTTATTGGAGCATCTGATCCTGCTGAAAACAGTGAGATCCGAGGCTTGCCAAAGAGCCCGTCAGAGCGAGCCTAtgccccagcagctgggctcccTGCCACGGGGTCTCTGCTTGGCTCTGCAGATCTGCCTGGGGGCTGAGGCCAGGGATGAGCTGCACGTGGTGGCCGTTGATTCAAAAAACACCTATGGAGACCACAAGCCGGTGCCCATCGCGGCACTGCGGACCTCAGTGCTCCCCATGGTAAGGGCAGCTGAACACGCAGCATGCAGCCCCCGGCTGTGGGGTGATAATTTCAGCCCGGACTGGGGTCAGGGGTCTTTGACTTCCAACTCTTTGCAGATCAGCCTCAAAGGTCTGGAGCTGGTCCCTCCCATCACCTTCGTGCTCAAGTGTGGAGCTGGACCTGTCTACCTTAGTGGGCAGCACATCACCCGTGAGTGCTGCGGGGCCAGGGCGAGTGTGTGGGCTAGGGGCTGCACTGGGGACGGTCCCATGGGTCCCATGGTGGCTTTAGTGGCACCTGGTGCCCTCAACAGGGCTGCTTCGccccagggatggagggaaCACTGGTCTGTGGGGCAGACTAGTGCTTGTTTGCATTCGTGGGCTCAACACGATGTTTCAAGccagctctctgctctgcctttgctgctgtgggGTGGGATGGTGTCCGTGCTCCTGCTCCCAGCGTGGGGTGGGATTGCTGGCTGTGTCTGCAGCTGGGGGGGTTTTGCGTCCCCTCGGTGGGTCAGGGCCaccccctcctgctgcagccctgcatCCTCTCTCCCCAGTGGAAGATGATGCCAAGTACGAAGCCCACAAGGAAGAGTTCTCAAGGGAAGACACAGGTGATGAGGATGATGCTAGAGCATCATAGAATAGCTGCAGCTTGGAGAAGACTTTGCAGCTCTGGGAGTGGAGCTGGCATGACGGTGATGGTGGGGATGCCCTGTGCCAGGATGATCCTTGAATGGGACAGATCTTTGGAGGGGGACAAAGCTGTCTGGGCTTTGGATGTCATCCCttgcctcctctccctgccctctccaTTCCTACTACGGTCCTAGAAatggtcttttttccttttattgcaaTAACAATGGGAAAGTGCAAATACCCTGGAGTTAGTCTGGACTGTGCTCTGGTActcctgctgttgcctgctGTCGCCTGCTGTcctgtccctgcctgcctgctgcctccgGCGGTTCCCTGCCTCCTCTTGGGTGCAATCACCGCAATGTTGTGGGTCACACCACAAACCTATGGGTCTGGAGGGCCGGGGGTGCCAGCaagcagcccctggggagctgcaggttgctgcctgctgctgcctgctcccctgccTACTGCCAGGACAGGAGGCTCAGGGCATCTCCCAGCCTCAGTGTGcctggaggaggaaggctgcaCCATGCTCTGGCTCGAGGCTGGTATGTCCGCATAAGCTCAGCTGCCTCTTCAGGGGGAGGACACGATGCTCTGAGGCCAAGGCGCTTGTGCCTGGCACCAGTTATCCTGTGTGCTCCCTTCTAATGGTCCTTTTGTTCCGGTAGGAACCGTTCTGATCATCGTCTGTTTGGATCAACAGGACTAAGTTGTGTTGCCATCTTCATGGCAGCCCAGGGAAATGGAGCCAAAAAGCTGCCCAGAACAAGCAGCCGCTGAAATAATATAATCAAAACTCCTAATTGAGAAAATTGCCCAAATCCATTACATGCATGATATTAGCTGGCAGCGAGGTTGACTTTAAAGGGGAGCCCTGAATCTGCAGGCGGGGTGGGCTGGGAAGGGAGCACACGGGTCTCTCTTTATTTTCCCCACTTATAATAGAAAAGGCCACAGAGATGAGCTGATCGGTGCGCAGAGGGAAGATTGCTGTCGTCAAGCTCTAATGGCTTGGGAGAGGCCGGAGATGGGCCTGGGTGAAaccagctgccagccctgatgggctgcagcctggcagcacGTCAGCCGCTGGCGTGGGCTGTGCCTGGCCCTGGGCTCGGGGACACAAGGGGACAGGATCGCAGGGCGATCGCATGCAGCCTTCACCCTGGCAAGGGGTTTCTCAGGCATCACCTCCTGCAAGGCAAGTGTGCGTCTCGAGCCCCTTCCCTGCCTCGCGGGTTTGAGATGCGTcctgggatggggagcagaaagCTGCTGCGGTGCAGAACCCCAAGCTCTGGGGGTGGAAGAGTGGGGACAGCAAAACTATAATGAGGAATTAACTCATCCAGCTTTTCCCTGCCCTCACCTCACTCCCAGCACACAAGACTGAGTGTGCTACTTCTGGAGAGAGGATCAGAGCCACAACCATTGCATTTCTCATCGAAACAGGTGATTCTGGCTTATTTTCCCCACTGGGATCAGCTCCAGGACCTGTCTCTGTGACAATGCATTGCCTGGGGGGTGAGGGCTCTCGCTTGCACCCTGCTTCCAGGGCTGATCGGGTTGAAGGTGCCTCGTGGGGGCCAGAGCGTCCTGCGTGAGCCTGGGGGTAATGCAGCCCCCCACTGCCCATCCCGGAGGTGTTCTCCAGGCCCTGGGCACAGGCAGGGGTGCCAGCCGGGGAGGAGCAGGAATAAAGGCTGATGAATGCATTGCTCCTAATTCCTCAGGCGGGAATGAAACACGCTGTTAGTTGGAAAGCTCGCTGAATGCCGGCAGCTCAGTGTGATCCAGCAGCCGCCTTAAGACATCTCGCTGGGTGCAGATTAAGCCCtgtaaagaaatacaggaagaaaagaaacgCAAAGCAGATTAAGGTCAGTGCCAGTGAATTTGCACAGTGGCCTCTTCAACTCCCAGTGAGTGTCAGGGAAGCGTCCAGCAGCAAAGTGCACAAACAGCCGCCGTGGTGCTGGCTGACTTGCTGGTGCCTGCCGGTGGGTGCGTGGGGACAGAACTGTCACCCCACACAAGCCACAAGCCCCTTGCTGGAGCCTGATTTGCAGGACAGCGAGCCCAGCCACAAATGCAGCGTGGGACCCTGGAGAGCCCCAGCCCGTGGCTGGAGCCGGTGTAGACCCAACGGTGGGAAGGGTGGGTGCCTTGGGGGAGATACCCTCATCTCCCTTCCCGCAGCCCCTGGCAGCGGTATGCTCGTGTCCTGCATCCTGTGTGGCAGCATCTCCTGGAGGGCTTTGGCATAACCATGGTAACTGACAGGTAATTAATAGAGGAGTCTTAATGTCATGGAGACAAAACAGGCACAAATAGAGCGTGCCAGGTGTGGGGCTGCACGCCTGCCCAGCCGGGCACAGAGGGCACCGGTGCAGGATGTGGCCCCTGGGCATGCTGCGTGTGGCTGGTGCTGTGTCCACCCAGCTGGCATCAAAATGGGCTCTGTTCCCCCGTGGCAGGGATGTCCCCTTGTCACACTT
Proteins encoded in this region:
- the LOC138688417 gene encoding nucleoplasmin-like, with translation MDEVEEQQQRGQLTLSISRSCVPPKPPMASSSSGAGKCCFLWCLSHRSWFLLPLLDLPWRMSTSSSFSGSLSEERPVAVLWGCQLNTGTRTCVVKEDDDLLEHLILLKTICLGAEARDELHVVAVDSKNTYGDHKPVPIAALRTSVLPMISLKGLELVPPITFVLKCGAGPVYLSGQHITLEDDAKYEAHKEEFSREDTGDEDDARAS